The following are from one region of the Desulfofundulus luciae genome:
- a CDS encoding VWA domain-containing protein → MVEHLIGFIQLLRQAGIPVSTGEMLDLLQALSLLEPTRENLLLAMQATLIKETGQERILDKLFHLYWTTLKQKVRKQEQPTNKAAIPIHPPRLSREEFNARLAQMKEWLRQALKSEDDLPAGGGEPAGQGGGKGNGPGEGRRERHFQHGSSVPFSAAGQRLAMIIAKGSEEDIKTLAREAVITLVPLDEDTPGEDPLQMLKQLKTHLDWAQVKDWLERSPLGEAEKLRQQENLLRLERLLNRELEQLRCKRQPEKELQVIAREANLSHRCFAELDPEQVIQVKRQVARLGRRLATRRGYRRIPATRGVVDISRTVRLAATTGGVPIILCHQGRQATRPDLVVLCDLSGSVAPYSQFMLLLVHTMQNKFRMVRSYAFVDAIAEITVQLRELDLERTVRNIQRQTGIWQTGFSDYGAVWRQFFHEHRHVLHRKVTLIILGDARNNYKPSGEEYFREICRRVRQVIWLNPAPRESWNQEDSIMHLYTPYCRHVFECRNLSQLTGIARQIF, encoded by the coding sequence ATGGTTGAGCATTTAATTGGCTTTATCCAATTGCTAAGGCAGGCCGGCATCCCCGTCTCCACGGGGGAAATGCTGGATCTTTTGCAGGCCCTCTCCCTCCTGGAACCCACCCGGGAAAACCTTCTCCTGGCCATGCAGGCCACCCTAATTAAGGAAACTGGACAGGAAAGGATCCTGGATAAACTCTTTCACTTATACTGGACAACGCTCAAACAAAAAGTCAGAAAGCAGGAACAGCCAACCAATAAAGCCGCCATTCCCATTCATCCTCCCCGGCTGTCCCGGGAAGAGTTTAACGCCAGGCTAGCACAGATGAAAGAGTGGCTGCGGCAGGCCCTGAAGAGTGAAGATGATTTACCGGCAGGGGGCGGAGAACCGGCAGGGCAGGGGGGCGGCAAGGGAAACGGCCCGGGAGAGGGAAGAAGAGAAAGACATTTTCAACATGGTAGTTCGGTTCCCTTTTCGGCAGCGGGACAGCGACTGGCCATGATCATTGCAAAAGGCAGCGAAGAAGATATAAAGACCCTGGCCCGGGAAGCCGTAATTACCCTGGTCCCACTGGATGAAGATACCCCCGGGGAAGATCCCCTGCAAATGCTAAAGCAGTTGAAAACACACCTTGACTGGGCACAGGTAAAGGATTGGCTGGAACGGTCCCCCCTTGGGGAGGCGGAAAAGCTGCGCCAGCAGGAAAATCTGCTGCGGCTGGAACGCCTGCTCAACCGGGAGCTCGAACAACTGCGCTGTAAAAGACAACCAGAAAAGGAACTTCAAGTTATCGCACGGGAGGCCAATCTGTCCCATCGTTGCTTTGCCGAGCTGGACCCGGAACAGGTGATACAAGTGAAGAGGCAAGTAGCCCGCCTGGGGCGCCGCCTGGCCACCCGCAGGGGTTACCGGCGCATTCCGGCGACCCGCGGGGTGGTAGACATAAGCCGTACCGTACGCCTGGCAGCCACCACCGGTGGAGTGCCCATAATCCTCTGTCACCAGGGCCGCCAGGCAACACGACCGGATTTAGTTGTGCTCTGCGATCTTTCCGGTTCAGTGGCTCCTTACAGCCAGTTCATGCTGCTCCTGGTCCACACTATGCAGAATAAATTCCGCATGGTGCGTTCATATGCTTTTGTTGACGCCATAGCCGAGATTACCGTCCAATTAAGGGAACTGGACCTTGAAAGGACAGTGCGGAACATCCAGCGGCAAACCGGCATCTGGCAGACAGGTTTTTCCGATTACGGGGCGGTTTGGCGCCAGTTTTTTCACGAACACCGGCATGTACTTCACCGGAAGGTCACCCTGATCATCCTGGGAGACGCCCGGAACAATTATAAGCCATCCGGGGAAGAGTATTTCCGGGAGATTTGCCGCCGGGTCCGGCAGGTGATCTGGTTAAACCCGGCCCCCCGGGAAAGCTGGAACCAGGAAGACAGCATTATGCATCTTTACACACCCTATTGCCGGCACGTTTTTGAATGCCGCAACCTTTCCCAGTTAACCGGAATCGCACGCCAGATATTTTAA